Sequence from the Calditrichota bacterium genome:
CTGCGCGGTCATCTTCGCCACCGACCCGAGGATCGTCAGGCCGGCGATGGTCTGAACGTCGTCAAGGTCCTGAATTCCGGGCACAAAGAGCACTGACCGGCCCATTTCGGTGGCTCGCCCTACCGCTTCATCGACTGCCTGCAGCCCGGCTATCCTGCGTATATACATCGTCCCCCGACCAGCCAGCAGCGTGTAGTAGATCACTGCCACTATGACCAGCAGCGCAATCACCAACAGGTTGATCTTGCGCATGTCGAACCAACTCTTTTCGCTCGCGAGGTTCATCGCCGGCATCGACTCGAGGATCATCTGCAGCGCGACGGCGCGTACCATATAGTGATACTTTGACCCGTCGACAAGCCCATCATCGGTGAAGGTCGTAGTGCTGCCATCGACTGTCCCGGCCAGTTTCCAGCCGGCTTCTCCAGCCGAAGTCCGATAGATCCGATACTGCTCGAACGTGTTACTCGATTCGTGCATCGTCCACTCGAGTTCGATCCGCCCACCACCATCGTGGGGAACGTCCTTCCCGGTGAGCGACTTGAAGCCACCGGCATGCGCCACCGGCGCTTCGGTCATGGCGCTGCCGAGCATCGTGCCATCAGCCCATGCTTCAAGCCGGTAGTGCATCGTCATGAGCCCCGGATCCGCGCGATCCTCGAACTTTCGGGCTTCGCCCGGCAGATCGAAGACCGCCGCCGTATCGCCCATCAGGCCGAACCGGATAAGGCGGAACGAAAGCCTTTCCGGAGGCGTGCCGCCGAAGCCCCAGTGGAGTTCCATCCGGGTCATAATGCCGGGCGTCGTCTCGCCGGAGAAGCCGGTGACCAGCGAGTCCGCCCCGACCACGCGAATGATCGGAAGCAGACTCAACACGATGATAATAAGAAGACGTTTCATAGGGAATGAATTTATCTCAACACCGAGGACACCGAGATTAGTGAGGTTTTCCCCTGTTCTCTGTGCGCTCTCTGTTCTCTTTG
This genomic interval carries:
- a CDS encoding fibronectin type III domain-containing protein, which translates into the protein MKRLLIIIVLSLLPIIRVVGADSLVTGFSGETTPGIMTRMELHWGFGGTPPERLSFRLIRFGLMGDTAAVFDLPGEARKFEDRADPGLMTMHYRLEAWADGTMLGSAMTEAPVAHAGGFKSLTGKDVPHDGGGRIELEWTMHESSNTFEQYRIYRTSAGEAGWKLAGTVDGSTTTFTDDGLVDGSKYHYMVRAVALQMILESMPAMNLASEKSWFDMRKINLLVIALLVIVAVIYYTLLAGRGTMYIRRIAGLQAVDEAVGRATEMGRSVLFVPGIQDLDDVQTIAGLTILGSVAKMTAQYETRLDVPVSRSLVMSNGREVVKESYMSVGRPDFYNDSIVHYVTDEQFGYVAAVDGIMVRERPAACFYLGAFFAESLILAETGNHVGAIQIAGTAMPTQLPFFVAACDYTLIGEELFAASAYLSKDARAIAALRGQDVGKALAMGSILFGSVLVTIASMAGGGGFFGRLSDGFVRLFALNF